One Phocoena sinus isolate mPhoSin1 chromosome 13, mPhoSin1.pri, whole genome shotgun sequence DNA segment encodes these proteins:
- the SOCS5 gene encoding suppressor of cytokine signaling 5, whose protein sequence is MDKVGKMWNNFKYRCQNLFSHEGGSRSENVDMNSNRCLSVKDKNISIGDSAPQQQSSPLRENVALQLGLSPSKNSSRRNRNCATEIPQIVEISIEKDNDSCVTPGTRLARRDSYSRHAPWGGKKKHSCSTKTQSSLDTDKKFGRTRGGLQRRERRYGVSSVHDMDSVSSRAVGSRSLRQRLQDTVGLCFPMRTYNKQSKPLFSNKRKIHLSELMLEKCPFPAGSDLAQKWHLIKQHTAPVSPHSTFFDTFDPSLVSTEDEEDRLRERRRLSIEEGVDPPPNAQIHTFEATAQVNPLYKLGPKLAPGMTEINGDNSAIPQANCDSEEDTTTLCLQSRRQKQRQVSGDSHAHVSRQGAWKVHTQIDYIHCLVPDLLQITGNPCYWGVMDRYEAEALLEGKPEGTFLLRDSAQEDYLFSVSFRRYNRSLHARIEQWNHNFSFDAHDPCVFHSSTVTGLLEHYKDPSSCMFFEPLLTISLNRTFPFSLQYICRAVICRCTTYDGIDGLPLPSMLQDFLKEYHYKQKVRVRWLEREPVKAK, encoded by the coding sequence ATGGATAAAGTGGGGAAAATGTGGAATAACTTCAAATACAGGTGTCAGAATCTCTTCAGTCATGAGGGAGGAAGCCGTAGTGAAAATGTGGATATGAACTCCAACAGATGTTTGTCTGTCAAAGACAAAAACATCAGTATAGGAGACTCAGCTCCTCAGCAACAAAGCAGTCCCTTAAGAGAAAATGTTGCCTTACAACTGGGGTTAAGCCCTTCAAAGAATTCTTCAAGGAGAAACCGAAACTGTGCCACTGAAATTCCTCAGATTGTTGAAATAAGCATTGAAAAGGATAATGACTCATGTGTCACCCCAGGAACAAGACTTGCAAGAAGAGATTCCTACTCTCGACATGCTCCTTGGGGTGGGAAGAAGAAACATTCCTGTTCTACAAAGACACAGAGTTCACTAGATACCGATAAAAAGTTTGGTAGAACTCGAGGTGGACTTCAAAGGAGAGAGAGGCGATATGGTGTAAGCTCTGTGCACGACATGGACAGCGTTTCCAGCAGAGCCGTAGGAAGTCGCTCTCTGAGACAGAGGTTGCAGGATACTGTGGGCTTGTGTTTTCCCATGAGAACTTACAACAAGCAGTCAAAGCCCCTCTtttctaataaaagaaaaatacaccttTCTGAGTTAATGCTTGAGAAATGCCCTTTTCCTGCTGGCTCGGATTTGGCCCAAAAATGGCATTTGATTAAACAGCATACAGCCCCTGTGAGCCCACATTCAACATTTTTTGATACATTTGATCCATCCTTGGTTTCTACAGAAGATGAAGAAGATAGGCTTCGAGAGAGAAGGCGGCTTAGTATTGAAGAAGGGGTTGACCCCCCTCCCAACGCACAAATACATACGTTTGAAGCCACTGCACAGGTTAACCCGTTATATAAACTGGGACCAAAGTTAGCTCCTGGAATGACTGAAATAAATGGGGACAATTCTGCAATTCCACAAGCTAATTGTGACTCCGAAGAGGACACAACCACGCTGTGTTTGCAGTCACGGAGGCAGAAGCAACGTCAGGTATCTGGAGACAGCCATGCCCACGTTAGCAGACAGGGAGCTTGGAAAGTCCATACACAGATTGATTACATACACTGCCTCGTGCCGGATTTGCTTCAGATCACAGGTAATCCCTGTTACTGGGGAGTGATGGACCGTTACGAAGCAGAAGCCCTTCTGGAAGGGAAACCTGAAGGTACATTTTTGCTCAGGGACTCTGCACAGGAGGACTACCTCTTCTCTGTGAGCTTCCGTCGCTACAACAGATCCCTGCATGCCCGAATTGAACAGTGGAATCACAACTTTAGTTTTGATGCTCACGACCCGTGTGTGTTTCACTCCTCCACCGTAACAGGACTTTTGGAACATTACAAAGACCCCAGTTCTTGCATGTTTTTTGAACCGTTGCTTACGATATCACTAAATAGGACCTTCCCTTTTAGCCTGCAGTACATCTGCCGTGCAGTCATCTGCAGATGCACTACGTATGATGGAATTGATGGGCTCCCTTTACCGTCAATGttacaggattttttaaaagagtatcaTTATAAACAAAAAGTTAGAGTTCGCTGGCTAGAACGAGAACCGGTCAAGGCAAAGTAA